The genomic region TCATTGACTTCTTGTGAATCGAAGCGATCGAAACAAATGACGAGGGGATTGTAGTAACTGACTAAATCAAGAATTTGACAACTCATCTCGAAGATTTCATTTTCCCGTTGTTCTTCACTGGGATTGGCTAACTGCATTTGCTCGGCTCGATTTTGTGCCAAACTTCTGCCGGAGAGCCAGTTGATCGCATAATGTTTATTCTTCGATAGAGTCCAGAGAATCGCTTTAACTAAATCGGGGTTCTCGATATCCGGATGTAGATCTAAAATACAGTCGGTTAAAGCCTCAATATATGCTGCTGGATTTTCTAAACTTTGCACCTTTTCAACAATTTCTTCGGGCCGATCTTGCTCGGCTTCAGCATGGTTCACTAAATTAGCGGCTAATTCCTGCCACTGCATCACATTTTTACTGCCCGTTTTTTTGAGGCTGGTTGCGAGGGTTTTGAGGAATTCTAGGGAAATTTGGTTGAGGTTGGCGTATTGGTCCATGTAAATAAACCAAGCTCCCCCATTGGCTTGCAGGCGATGGCGGATGCGACTGATGAGGTGAGTTTTTCCGCCTCCGGGGTCGGCGAGAAGGGTAATTCCCATGACTTGACGCGAACCCGATCGCACATTTTCGATCGCCTCAAAGACGGCATCGGAAGCATGAGCGTTAATCGAGGGAACGTCGGGAAATCCGGTTCCCCAGACTTCTTGTTGTCGGACAGTCAATTCGCGACGGAAGGGATTGTGCGTTTGAATAACTTCGTGAATTTGTTCGAGGGGGGAGTGGTCTGGACTCATAATCTAGTGGTGAGGAGGAGAATTCAACAATTCGGGAAAAAAGCGAGTGGAAATCGGGATTTAAGCGTTAATGCGTTTGATATAACAACGCAAACCGCTCAGTTCGGTGGTAATCGAGTCTTCAATTTTGCTCGGGTCGTTATCCGGTAGGCTGCTCCCTTGCAAGCGGATTTTGTCGTTGGTTTGCATTTCCAACAGCCACTGGTTGAACTCGGACCGAGAGATGCGATCGCCGATTTCGCGACGAAGCCGATAAATCGGAACCAGGCGATCGAAATTGTAATCCCGGTTGAGTTGCTCGTAGAGATCGAGGGTGACCCGCTCGAAATCGGCGTAAGAAGATATCCCGGCGCCGGGTACATGACCGTCTCCGTCGCCGAGAACATCCGGCGCCACCCCTGCCGATCGTGCGGCGCCGGGGTACCTTTGGCGAAGCCAATCGAGTAAAGCGTTGCCGAGTTTGCTGCTCACTTGCTGTGCGTCGAACTCGAATTCGGGGTCTCTCAACCCGGCGTCGAGGGCGTCAAAACCGACGGGTTCGAGTAACGTCACCTTGTTTTTGGCAATGGCGATCGCCCCTTGCGCAATTAATTCTTCGAGAATGGGCGAGTAATCTTTAGCGCGCTCGTTGGTGCGGACGATCCTGTTGTTTAATTGGCCTTTTTTGACCGATTCTCGGTGAGCTTTCATATCCCAGAGGGTCAGCAAGACGCGAACTTTAGCCTGTTGAGGGGTTCCTCTCAGTCCTTTTTGAGTTTTGCTGGCAGCCATTTTACTTATACCCCTTAGTTGAAGCATTACTGTTTATCGTATAACGCATCTTATCTTGTTTTCAAAGTTCTCAAACACTTTTCTAACTCACTTGAAGTTCGGAGGGCGCCGGGGTATTTAGTTCGGGGGGCGCCGGGGTATTTAGTTGGGGGCGCCGGGGTATTTAGTTCGGGGGGCGCCGGGGTATTTAGGCGAGAACTACCGCATTTTCAAAGCAAAAATGGGGGTTTTGCTTCTCCGTAGCAGAAACGTGCGCTCGCCAACGTTTTTGTTATGTTTGTAATATACATTTGATTCACAGTGCGTAGGAACTGATAAAAGATACAAAATTTCCGTTGGCGGTCAATGCTGAATTGAAAATGATGGATTCCAGAGTTAAAATAGCCACGATCGCGCGTTAAAATGAATGGAAAGGCGATTGCGGCGGTTCCTACGGTCGAAATAGCTGGAAATCTCTATATTTTTGTATTTTTGGCTATTTTCCACGCCAAACAGGCGATCGCGCCGACGGCGATCGTCGCTCGGTCTTAAAAGTTGGTGAAATTTACAAAATCTGGCTCAAAAGACAGCCTCGATCCTCCCCGGATATCTTTTGAGGATTGCCAATCTATGACTTCAAACTTGCGAAAATCCCCGGTTTTAGCGATATCTGGGTCGAGCATTGAGTGAAAGAGCGCGGATCTCTACAATAACTCCCGCACTCAGCTCGGCCCTCAAGTGTTCTTGTGCTTCTTCCTGTGAGTTCTGGCTCTTTGACAAAGGGTTTTGGCGATCGCCTCCGAAGGTTCTGTTAGATCGTGGTCTGCGATTAGTGAGTCTAACGGACCGTCGCACCGACGAAGGCTTTGTCTAAGTCAAACTCGATTCCAGTTTCGATCGCGTCCCAACTTATTGGAGGGAAAATTTTCAAAAATTTTTGGAGAATTTTTCAACTCAATAAGTATTGATACTGGTCGAGTCCATTGACAAGTTAAATGAGCATTTTTACTGACTCACTTCGACTTACTCAGGTAAAGCGCGATAGGTGGCAATCACGAGGACCAATAACACGGCGGTCCAAGTCCAATCTGGCATTCCGGTAAAAAGAAAGGAAAAGCCACTAAAAATGACGCCAAATAGCTCTAAGAAATAGGCAATGGCAATGGTGGCGATCGCCAGAACAATGACTGGAAATATCTGAGACATAACCCAATCCTCTTGGTTTCGATGGGGCTGGGGTTCGATCCCCGCGCCCTTCATTTTGTTTGTAGATTACAATGTAACAGACTATAAAGCAAACCTTACAAATACCATCAGTTTATTTGAATAAAAGTTAAGCATGGGTCGCGTCCTCAACGGCGAAAACTTTTGATAGTCCGACCAACAAACAAACGAGTAGAAGCTGAATCTGCCAAGCGACGAGGAAAATAACTACGACCGAACTGACGGCGGCGATCGTGCCGGACAAAATGGCAATCATTTCATCTCGGGTTCCGAGGCAAATCGACCCGGCGACGAGGGCAAAAATCAGGGAAATGGCCAAAGACATACACATGAGAAATAGCCTCTTTATCAAAAGGGCAAAATTCGATCGCTCAGATGAAGAAATTCTGCTACCTACTAGCCTAGTTTTGAGGCACCCGATAAGGCTTGTAGAAGGGACGGGTTTCGATCTGGCCTACGCTAAAAACACGATCGCCGCCATCCGTAATCTTCGAGCCGGATAAACAGAACTGACGAGTTGAACTCCGATGGGGTTTCCCTATACGAGTCATTATTCCCGTCTGCAGCTCTAAAGCATCAGGACATTTTACAATTGGCGATCGCGACGAACTTGTTATTTTTTGAATAAGTATAAATCCCTAACCCCTGCTCCAGGGAGGCGGACGCCCGTTACGGCGAGTCATTACTCTCGTCAATTTTGAGTAAATTGCGATCGTTTCCGGTGGGATTCGATCGCCTATCGGGAGGGAAATAAGGACGATCGCCGTCCCCCTCCACCGCCTGGGGTAAAGGAGCGATCGCCGTAGAGAGGATGGCTGAGATCGTAGGATTTTCCGCGAGGAACTGGTGCTGTCGGACAAACTCGACAATCTCGCGATCGCCCAATTGCCATTGCTGGCGCTCTCGATGGAGCCACCAAAGGGCCAATAAGGGGGTGAGGGCGTCTCGATCTAAAGGAATATAGCTACAGCGATCGCCCCGGATAAAGCGCGCCAACCCTTGACGACACTGCCAGTGAGCGGGAATTTGCGGAGCCAGCAGACAGGCGCCGTCGAGACCGAGGCGATCGCGATCGAGCAGGCGAGCGAAGGTCGCCCGCAATTCGGACGCATTCAAGCGAGGGACGATCGCCAGACCGATCGCGTGAGATCCGGCATCGGTGCGGACGATCGCCCGTAAGGGAACGTAACGGCGATCGTGCAGATCCCTCGCCTCCATCGATTCCACCGCTTCTAAGGTGACTCCGGCGATCGACCGATCTAAAAGCATCTGTAAAGCCAATTGCAGCGCCGCGACGAGCGATCGGCGATCGGCGTGCAGTTGGCGTTCCTCCACGGTCTGCTTGGCGCGATCCAAGGCAATTTGCACCGCTTCCCACGGGTCTACCTCCACCGGGCGAAAATTTTCCGCGCACCATTCCAACAACTCGCGGACGTTGAGTTCCTCGCGCGCCAAGGCATCGAGTTGGTCGCTATCGAAGGGATAGAGCGATCGCGGCGGGATTAAATGACAGCGATCGTAAAATTGCTGCAAGAATAACCCCACCAGTTCGCGCATTCCCCGAACATCGATCGCCTGCAAACGAATCGGAGCGACAGATTTCGACAGATAGGCGACAATTCCCGACGGGAGGGACTGAATTTTTTCATACCAGGTCTGCGGCGTGGCGGCGATCGCCAAAACCACGCCATAGTTGAGACGGGCGATCGGCAACGTTTCCCAAATCCGCTTGACCAAACTCGCCACGACCCGTTCCCGCTTCAATCCCGTATCGCTATTTTCCGGCGAGTCGAGTTGGTCGAAGGCGATAACGACCGGGTAGAACTGAGTGGCGAGACTGAAAATTTCCAGAACAATTTCCCACCCTTGGGCGTCGCGGTAATCGCGGCTGCGGTTGGGTAATCCCAGTTCCTCCGCCTTCGCCGACGCCAACACTTGGCCCGCCAACCACTTGATTGCATAGGGAGCTTGGGCGTGACACAAAGTCCACAACAGTGCACGCACCAGATCCGGATCGCCGAGAGTCGGTCGAATTTTGAAAAAAGCCTCGCTGAGTTGGGCGATCCAGGTTTGATTTTTGGAGAGGGTTTGACGGTTGAGCTTGTTGACCAGAGAGTCCACCGAAAAGCGATCGCGCTCCGGATAAATGGATTGAAAGGCTTCGAGGGCGATCGCCGTCGCCAAATCCTGCCACTGCATGAAGTTGGCAGAACCCGGATGGCGGAAGCTATCGACTACGGTTTGTAAAAACTGGTAGCGAATGAGATTGACATCGCTAAATTGACCCGCATTGACGTAAACGAGCAACCCGCGACGGTCGCGTTGAAGTTGTTGGCGGACGCAGGCGATCGCGTGGGTTTTCCCCGTTCCTGTCTCGCCGAGGATCGCCAACGAAGATAGAGGCTCGATCCGCTTGCGCGCGCGTTCCACCGCATCGAGAACGGCGGCGATCGCCTCCGGGTTCAACCCTTCTAAATTCGGCGGCGTCGCCCACCAAATTTCCCGTTCCGTGACCCGGGTCGCGCGCTCGAACGGATTGGCGGCGGCGATCGCGGCATTGAGATGGACAATCGCAGAACTGACCGAAGTACAAGACATGGGAGGGAAAGGCTTATCCTTACATAAAATCGCGAGAAAACAACTCAGGACAGCCGATCTAGACGTTCTCAGGGTTTGAGGGGGAGTGACGTTGGGTCTCGCCATACGAGACGAGTTTTCCGATCGCAAAGCAAGAGGTAACTAGTTCTCTTTATTTAGTGTGCCTCGAAATTCGCCGCGATCGAAGGGATTGGGAATATTTGATTTGAGATTTTAGGTTTTAGATTTTAGATGGAGGGACTCGGGACGCTTGAAAACTCCCGGTCAGTCGTCCCTTGTCAATGGCTGTCGGGCAAGATGCCCGTTCTACCAGACTCAGCGAGTGGTGACTTCGTCAATTTCCCTATCTTGCCCACCTTTAATGAAAATATGCCACCGTGCTACCCTGTGAAGAATCGTTCAACTGCTGGTCAACTCCTGTCCGACGTTCCGTTGTTAAGTTCGCATGGTTCATATTAATCGCCTAGAACTGACAAACTTTAAATCTTTTGGCGGTACCACGAGCATCCCCGTGTTACCGGGATTTACGGTGGTCACCGGACCGAACGGTTCGGGCAAATCGAATATTTTAGATGCGTTGCTCTTTTGTTTGGGGATTTCTACCTCGAAGGGGATGCGCGCCGAACGGTTGCCGGATTTGGTCAATCATAACCTCGCGCGCAGTCGGACCACCGTCGAGGCGAGTGTGACGGTGACTTTCGATCTCGAAGGCGAAGGGTTGCCGACCGAAGAGGATTACTTGCAAGAGGCGCAGGCGATCGCCGATCCGGGCCCGGCCCAAGTGCAGCCGAGTGAAGAACCGCAAGAGCAAAATGGGACCTTAGCGAGTCCAGGGAATGAGGCGGCGATCGCCGAATCGGATCCGCAAGCGGTTCGAGAATCGGATCCGAGTAATGAATGGAGTATTACGCGGCGCTTGCGGGTGACGAAAGCGGGGACGTATACTTCTACGTACTATATTAACGGTCAAGCTTGTACCTTGAGTGAGCTGCACGAGCAGATGAACCGGATGCGAATTTATCCGGAAGGGTACAATGTAGTCTTACAAGGGGACGTCACCGCGATTATCTCGATGAACGCGCGGGAACGGCGCACGATTATTGACGAGCTGGCGGGGGTGGCGGCGTTCGATCGCAAGATCGCCCAAGCGAAGGATAAGTTAGATGAGGTGAAAGAGCGCGAGGATCGCTGTCGGATTGTGGAACAAGAGTTGATTTCCCAGCGCGATCGCCTCGCCAAGGATCGGGATAAAGCGCAGAAATATCAAGCCCTGCGCGCCCAGGTCCAAGAGAAAGAACTGCTCGAAGCGGTGCTACAGTGGCACCAGCTCAACCAACAGGAATGGAAGTTGCGCGAGCAAATCGAAGCGGGCGATCGCGAAGCGGCCCAATTGCGCGATCGCGTCGCCACCGCCAGTGGCGAGATTCAACAAGCCAACGAACGACTCGAAGAACTCAACGCCCGGGTGAAAGCCCTGGGAGAGGAAGAACTGCTGGCGAAACAGTCCGTACTCGCCCAACGGGAAGCGGAAAAAGAGCAGCAAGGGCAGCGCTTGCACGAACTCCAAGAAAGCCAACAGCAGCAACAGCGAGACATTGCCGAAGCCGAGCGGGAAATCGGCCATTACCAGCAGAAATTAGAGCAAGTCGCCCAAGAACGCCAGGAAAGTGACGCTCAATTGAAATCGGCGCGGCAGTTGAGCGACGAACTGCAACAAGACCTCGATCGCCGCCGGGAACGGGCCAGCGCGATCGCCGCCGCCTCGGAAGAGTGGGTGCAGCAACAAACCGCCTTACACCGCCAGATCGAAACCTTGCAGAAAAGCTTGGATCCGCAACGGACCGAACAGGCGCGCCTCGGGGAACGGGTGCGATCGCTCGATCGCGCGATCGCGGAACAACACGAAACCCTGCAAGACTTCGGCGCCCGACTCGCCGAAAAAAAGGTGAATTTGGGCGAAGTGGACCTGCGCCACCAGGCGGCGATCGATCGCGTACAATCCTTAGCCGGGGGGTTGGCGGCGGCGGAGAACGACTTAAAAACCCAACAAGACACGGAAAAGCGGCTGCTCGACGAACAACGGGAGAAACAGCGCCGTCTCGACAAACTCGAAGCCCAA from Oxynema aestuarii AP17 harbors:
- a CDS encoding AAA family ATPase; its protein translation is MSCTSVSSAIVHLNAAIAAANPFERATRVTEREIWWATPPNLEGLNPEAIAAVLDAVERARKRIEPLSSLAILGETGTGKTHAIACVRQQLQRDRRGLLVYVNAGQFSDVNLIRYQFLQTVVDSFRHPGSANFMQWQDLATAIALEAFQSIYPERDRFSVDSLVNKLNRQTLSKNQTWIAQLSEAFFKIRPTLGDPDLVRALLWTLCHAQAPYAIKWLAGQVLASAKAEELGLPNRSRDYRDAQGWEIVLEIFSLATQFYPVVIAFDQLDSPENSDTGLKRERVVASLVKRIWETLPIARLNYGVVLAIAATPQTWYEKIQSLPSGIVAYLSKSVAPIRLQAIDVRGMRELVGLFLQQFYDRCHLIPPRSLYPFDSDQLDALAREELNVRELLEWCAENFRPVEVDPWEAVQIALDRAKQTVEERQLHADRRSLVAALQLALQMLLDRSIAGVTLEAVESMEARDLHDRRYVPLRAIVRTDAGSHAIGLAIVPRLNASELRATFARLLDRDRLGLDGACLLAPQIPAHWQCRQGLARFIRGDRCSYIPLDRDALTPLLALWWLHRERQQWQLGDREIVEFVRQHQFLAENPTISAILSTAIAPLPQAVEGDGDRPYFPPDRRSNPTGNDRNLLKIDESNDSP